The Aminivibrio sp. sequence GTGAGATAATGGCATTGAAACTGCTTGTGACAGATATTGACGAAACCCTTTCCCGGGGAGAGACCGTGTCCCCCGAGGTGGAGCTTGCCTGCGCCCGCCTGCGGGAAAATGGCTGGAGCCTCATGGTGGCCACGGGAAGAATTCTTGCAACGGCGATTTCGCATATCAGGGCGATCGGCTCCTCCCTTCCCGCCATAGTCTATGACGGGGGCAGGGTGATGGACCCCCTCAGCGGAAAGGCTCTATACGAGACCCCCATGGATCCCGCCCTTGCCCTGGAAATCGTCTCGGCAGGGTGGCACCACCCCGTGGAACTCCAGATCATCGGAGACGAGAGGGCCTTTTGCCGGCACAGCGACGTGATGACCAGTGACTTTTTCGCCGCTTCCGGAGTTCCGGTGGATAATACCATGGAAAGCCCCTCTTCCCCTTCCATGGTGTACAGGGTGATTTTCCATGGCGTTCCCGGCTGTATCAGAACCCTCCAGCACGAACTGAAAAGCCGGTTCTCAGGCAGAGCGGAGGTGGTTCAGGCGGGAGGAAGCTTTCTTGACATCCTGCCTGC is a genomic window containing:
- a CDS encoding HAD family hydrolase, whose translation is MALKLLVTDIDETLSRGETVSPEVELACARLRENGWSLMVATGRILATAISHIRAIGSSLPAIVYDGGRVMDPLSGKALYETPMDPALALEIVSAGWHHPVELQIIGDERAFCRHSDVMTSDFFAASGVPVDNTMESPSSPSMVYRVIFHGVPGCIRTLQHELKSRFSGRAEVVQAGGSFLDILPAGVSKGAALASWIETLPERPELVVAAGDHHNDLELLASAHIAAVPEDAAEEVLKVAHVIMPSVARHGFAALSDWLLEWEGSRYEIASPVVLL